The proteins below come from a single Cerasicoccus sp. TK19100 genomic window:
- a CDS encoding glycine--tRNA ligase: MSTETHQTPSMETLVSLCKRRGFIFQSSDIYGGYQGFFDYGPLGVELRNNIKQTWWQDFVHRRDDIVGLDSSIIMHPRTWEASGHIGGFSDPMVDCKESKLRYRADQLFIAPVKLNGELGGYVAFMEDTATDDILKRAKKVRDAKGDKQAEIDLDALAERTEFTEATAEQRAATLGPDASAAGTLTEPRDFNLMFETKVGPLADSSAVSYLRPETAQGIFNNFNNVVDTARVKIPFGIAQIGKAFRNEITPRNFIFRSREFEQMEIEYFIAPDADWQQMHRDWIDACIDWLVSIGIPRDQIGEDVHPQEKLSHYSKGTTDLSFHFPHGEQELWGIACRGCFDLTQHQEFSKKSMEYFDEARKQAGQEPFKYIPHVIEPSLGVDRTLLAVLTAAYTEDEVPNDKGKPEKRVVMKFHPRIAPYKAAVFPLLKNKPELVEAARALYKKLQRRWPVFWDESGAIGKRYRRQDEIGTPFGITVDFDTIEKDGTVTLRDRDTTEQVRVSEADLFAYLEKKIEGE; the protein is encoded by the coding sequence ATGTCCACGGAAACCCACCAGACTCCCAGCATGGAAACGCTTGTCAGCCTGTGCAAGCGTCGCGGCTTTATTTTCCAGTCGTCCGATATTTACGGCGGCTACCAAGGCTTCTTCGACTACGGTCCCCTTGGCGTCGAGCTGCGCAACAACATCAAGCAAACCTGGTGGCAGGACTTCGTGCACCGCCGTGATGACATCGTCGGGCTGGACAGCTCCATCATCATGCACCCGCGCACTTGGGAGGCCAGCGGCCACATCGGCGGCTTCTCCGACCCAATGGTCGACTGCAAGGAGTCCAAGCTCCGTTACCGCGCCGACCAGCTCTTTATTGCCCCGGTTAAGCTCAACGGCGAGCTCGGCGGCTATGTGGCGTTCATGGAAGACACCGCCACGGACGACATTCTCAAGCGCGCCAAGAAGGTTCGCGATGCCAAGGGCGATAAACAGGCCGAGATCGACCTCGACGCCCTCGCCGAGCGCACCGAGTTCACCGAAGCCACCGCCGAGCAGCGCGCCGCCACCCTCGGGCCGGACGCCTCCGCCGCTGGCACGCTCACCGAGCCGCGCGACTTCAACCTGATGTTCGAGACCAAGGTCGGCCCGTTGGCGGACAGCTCTGCCGTCAGCTACCTGCGTCCCGAGACGGCCCAGGGCATCTTTAACAATTTCAACAACGTCGTCGACACGGCCCGTGTGAAGATCCCGTTTGGCATTGCCCAGATCGGTAAGGCGTTCCGCAATGAGATTACGCCGCGCAACTTCATTTTCCGCTCCCGCGAGTTCGAGCAGATGGAGATCGAATACTTCATCGCGCCCGACGCCGATTGGCAGCAGATGCACCGCGACTGGATCGACGCCTGCATCGACTGGCTCGTCTCCATCGGCATTCCGCGTGACCAGATCGGCGAAGACGTCCACCCCCAGGAAAAGCTCTCGCACTATTCCAAGGGCACGACGGACCTCAGCTTCCATTTCCCGCACGGTGAGCAAGAGCTGTGGGGCATCGCCTGCCGCGGCTGCTTCGACCTGACGCAGCACCAGGAGTTCTCCAAGAAGTCCATGGAATACTTCGACGAGGCCCGCAAGCAAGCTGGCCAGGAGCCGTTCAAATACATCCCGCACGTCATCGAGCCGTCCCTCGGCGTCGACCGCACGCTGCTGGCTGTGCTGACCGCCGCCTACACCGAAGACGAGGTCCCCAACGACAAGGGCAAGCCCGAGAAGCGCGTCGTGATGAAGTTCCACCCGCGCATCGCGCCCTACAAGGCCGCCGTCTTCCCGCTGCTCAAGAACAAGCCCGAACTCGTCGAAGCCGCCCGCGCGCTTTACAAGAAACTCCAGCGCCGCTGGCCGGTTTTCTGGGACGAGTCTGGCGCCATCGGCAAGCGCTACCGCCGCCAGGACGAAATCGGCACGCCGTTCGGCATCACCGTCGACTTCGACACCATCGAAAAGGACGGCACCGTGACCCTCCGCGACCGCGACACCACGGAACAAGTCCGCGTCAGCGAAGCCGATCTGTTTGCCTATCTCGAAAAGAAGATCGAGGGCGAGTAA